The following are from one region of the Nicotiana tomentosiformis chromosome 7, ASM39032v3, whole genome shotgun sequence genome:
- the LOC104107337 gene encoding uncharacterized protein isoform X1, translating to MQRVLKARQLVRVLRNSSSPILLNSVSRIQSHCTYEATESCLNSSSRRGYFTSGTTINGNYMQTECNIRRNVCQCEKCSRMLKASFSTEAGAVESSSATESVKELYDKMLKCVVEQRSAPPNARLWSLIQSCANREDVNLLHDILQRLRIFRLSNLRIHENFNRALCQDITKACVRVGAIDLGKKVLWKHNVYGLTPNIGSAHHLLLFAKQHNDVKLLVEIMKLVKKNDLNLQPGTAEIVFSICSQTDNWDLMCKYGKRFVKAGVKLRKTSLDTWMEFASKMGDVDALWKIEKIRSESMKEHTLASGLSCAKAFLIDHKPGDAATVIQLLNQTLPGSRRETFKVELQNLVADWPLEVIKRQKDEKRKELAAMLQHDIPAMLSALRNMGLNLDINLEDLTRKGVLS from the exons ATGCAAAGGGTTTTGAAGGCTCGCCAGCTCGTTAGGGTTTTGAGAAACTCGTCGTCTCCGATTTTGCTCAATTCAGTGTCACGAATTCAATCCCATTGTACCTATGAAGCTACTGAATCATGTCTCAACTCTTCTTCACGGCGTGGTTACTTTACCTCTG GTACTACAATTAATGGAAATTATATGCAAACAGAATGCAATATTCGGAGAAATGTATGTCAATGTGAGAAATGCTCTAGGATGCTCAAGGCATCATTTTCTACAGAAGCAGGGGCAGTTGAAAGTAGTAGTGCGACAG AGTCCGTGAAGGAATTGTATGACAAGATGCTGAAATGTGTCGTGGAACAAAGATCAGCTCCGCCAAATGCCCGGTTGTGGTCCCTAATACAAAGTTGTGCGAACCGTGAAGATGTTAATCTTTTACACGACATTTTGCAGAGACTTCGGATATTT AGACTTTCAAATCTCCgtatccatgaaaacttcaaccGTGCCCTCTGCCAGGACATTACAAAGGCTTGTGTACGTGTTGGCGCCATTGACTTGG GTAAGAAGGTGTTGTGGAAGCATAATGTGTACGGATTGACTCCTAATATTGGATCTGCTCACCATTTACTG TTGTTTGCTAAACAGCATAATGATGTTAAACTGTTGGTAGAAATTATGAAACTGGTGAAGAAGAATGATCTGAACCTGCAGCCTGGAACTGCAGAAATTGTCTTCAG CATTTGCTCCCAAACTGACAACTGGGACTTGATGTGTAAGTATGGTAAAAGGTTTGTCAAAGCAGGAGTGAAGCTACGAAAGACTTCCTTGGACACTTGGATGGAGTTTGCCTCAAAAATGG GAGACGTGGATGCTTTGTGGAAAATTGAGAAGATACGATCAGAATCCATGAAGGAACATACTCTTGCAAGTGGACTTTCATGTGCTAAG GCTTTCCTAATTGATCACAAACCTGGAGATGCTGCTACCGTCATTCAATTACTCAATCAG ACACTACCCGGTTCGAGAAGGGAAACTTTCAAGGTTGAACTTCAAAATCTAGTTGCAGACTGGCCTTTGGAGGTGATAAAGCGTCAAAAGGATGAGAAGAGAAAG GAGTTGGCTGCAATGCTACAACATGATATTCCTGCGATGCTCAGTGCATTGCGAAATATGGGCTTGAACTTGGATATAAATTTGGAAGATCTGACAAGAAAAGGTGTCTTATCTTGA
- the LOC104107335 gene encoding protein FIP1-like isoform X1 produces the protein MSAERRSSSIYENESNLFLDILDEAPLFGNRKPASLIGSVFYCILLASFAVLAVGATWIFHLIRGLVFQLLCSCNVALLVITGIFQQYLEYQVQKIRLQGYCVFSQKLKHIIRLPFATIAYGTAAMLLVMVWNPDISILSISALLRIIMLVEVVCVASFMTLYIGYVHQYNSFHSQPDVLKSLYSPLQPSSSLEGLRYQDGGRLSDQLMTLLQYQQENIHFLNEEILGLQESLSKYERSNDGSAPQVDLAHLLAARDQELRTLSAEMNQLQSELRLARSLIEEKDAEMQRIRSTNNQYVEENERLRAILGEWSSRAAKLERALELERMSNLELQKKVNSLKSQRHD, from the exons ATGTCCGCAGAAAGACGTTCTTCTTCTATCTACGAAAACGAAAGCAATTT GTTCCTGGACATACTGGATGAGGCACCACTTTTTGGTAATAGGAAGCCTGCAAGCCTGATTGGGAGTGTTTTCTACTGTATCTTATTGGCAA GTTTTGCTGTTTTGGCTGTGGGAGCTACATGGATATTTCACCTGATCCGGGGATTAGTTTTCCAACTTCTTTGCAGTTGTAATGTTGCCCTCTTAGTTATCACGG GCATTTTTCAGCAATATCTGGAATACCAAGTCCAGAAAATACGGTTGCAG GGTTACTGCGTTTTCAGCCAGAAGCTGAAGCACATTATTCGCCTACCGTTTGCGACAATTGCATATG GAACTGCTGCAATGCTGCTGGTCATGGTTTGGAATCCAGATATTAGCATCCTCTCCATATCCGCACTACTCAG GATAATCATGCTGGTTGAAGTAGTCTGTGTTGCTTCTTTCATGACTCTCTATATTG GTTATGTTCATCAATACAATTCATTTCATTCCCAGCCCGATGTTTTGAAGTCACTTTATTCTCCACTTCAACCATCAAGTTCTTTGGAAGGACTGAG GTATCAAGATGGTGGTCGACTATCTGATCAGCTCATGACCTTATTGCAATATCAGCAAGAAAATATACACTTTCTGAATGAGGAG ATTCTAGGATTACAAGAATCCTTGAGCAAATATGAAAGGTCTAATGATGGGAGTGCACCTCAG GTTGATCTTGCCCACTTACTGGCAGCTCGAGACCAAGAATTGCGCACACTTTCAGCTGAG ATGAATCAATTGCAATCTGAGCTTAGACTTGCTCGATCTCTAATAGAAGAGAAGGATGCTGAGATGCAGCGCATCCGAAGTACAAACAATCAG TATGTAGAGGAAAATGAGAGGCTTAGAGCTATTCTGGGGGAATGGAGCAGCCGAGCAGCTAAG CTTGAACGTGCTTTGGAGCTTGAAAGGATGTCAAACTTGGAACTGCAGAAAAAAGTAAACTCACTGAAAAGCCAAAGGCATGACTAA
- the LOC104107336 gene encoding cysteine proteinase 3, which produces MSRFTLLLALVVAGGLFAAALAGPATFAVENPIRQVVSDGLHELENGILQVVGQSRHALSFVRFAHRYGKRYESVEEIKQRFEVFLNNLKMIRSHNKKGLSYKLGVNEFTDLTWDEFRRDRLGAAQNCSATTKGNVKLTNAVLPETKDWREDGIVSPVKNQGKCGSCWTFSTTGALEAAYSQAFGKGISLSEQQLVDCAGAFNNFGCNGGLPSQAFEYIKSNGGLDTEEAYPYTGKNGLCKFSSENVGVKVIDSVNITLGAEDELKYAVALVRPVSIAFEVIKGFKQYKSGVYSSTECGNTPMDVNHAVLAVGYGVENGVPYWLIKNSWGADWGDDGYFKMEMGKNMCGIATCASYPVVA; this is translated from the exons ATGTCTCGTTTCACACTCCTACTGGCTCTCGTCGTCGCCGGTGGCCTTTTCGCCGCCGCACTAGCCGGACCGGCAACCTTCGCCGTTGAGAATCCGATCAGGCAAGTCGTTTCCGACGGTTTGCATGAGCTGGAGAACGGAATTCTCCAAGTCGTGGGCCAGAGTCGCCATGCTCTCTCCTTCGTTCGCTTTGCTCACAG GTATGGGAAGAGGTATGAGTCAGTTGAGGAGATAAAGCAAAGGTTCGAGGTATTCTTGAACAATTTGAAGATGATTCGATCGCATAACAAGAAAGGACTATCATACAAACTCGGTGTCAATG AGTTTACCGACCTAACATGGGATGAGTTCCGAAGAGACAGGTTGGGGGCAGCTCAAAACTGCTCTGCCACAACAAAGGGCAATGTCAAGCTCACTAACGCCGTTCTGCCGGAGACG AAAGACTGGAGGGAAGATGGGATTGTAAGCCCAGTCAAGAATCAGGGAAAGTGCGGATCTTGCTGGACATTCAG CACTACTGGTGCACTAGAAGCAGCATATAGCCAAGCATTTGGGAAGGGAATCTCTCTATCTGAGCAGCAGCTTGTGGACTGTGCTGGAGCTTTTAATAACTTTGGCTGCAATGGTGGGCTCCCATCACAAGCCTTCGAGTACATTAAATCCAATGGCGGTCTTGACACTGAAGAAGCATATCCATACACTGGCAAGAATGGCTTATGTAAATTCTCATCAGAAAATGTTGGTGTCAAAGTCATCGATTCTGTCAATATTACCTTG GGTGCTGAAGATGAACTAAAGTACGCAGTTGCATTGGTTAGACCCGTTAGTATTGCTTTTGAGGTGATCAAAGGTTTCAAACAATACAAGAGTGGTGTTTACAGCAGCACAGAATGCGGCAACACTCCCATG GATGTAAACCATGCTGTTCTTGCTGTGGGTTACGGTGTTGAAAATGGTGTTCCTTATTGGCTCATCAAGAACTCATGGGGAGCAGATTGGGGTGACGATGGATACTTCAAGATGGAGATGGGAAAGAACATGTGTGGTATTGCCACTTGCGCATCCTACCCTGTCGTTGCCTGA
- the LOC104107337 gene encoding uncharacterized protein isoform X2, with protein MQRVLKARQLVRVLRNSSSPILLNSVSRIQSHCTYEATESCLNSSSRRGYFTSECNIRRNVCQCEKCSRMLKASFSTEAGAVESSSATESVKELYDKMLKCVVEQRSAPPNARLWSLIQSCANREDVNLLHDILQRLRIFRLSNLRIHENFNRALCQDITKACVRVGAIDLGKKVLWKHNVYGLTPNIGSAHHLLLFAKQHNDVKLLVEIMKLVKKNDLNLQPGTAEIVFSICSQTDNWDLMCKYGKRFVKAGVKLRKTSLDTWMEFASKMGDVDALWKIEKIRSESMKEHTLASGLSCAKAFLIDHKPGDAATVIQLLNQTLPGSRRETFKVELQNLVADWPLEVIKRQKDEKRKELAAMLQHDIPAMLSALRNMGLNLDINLEDLTRKGVLS; from the exons ATGCAAAGGGTTTTGAAGGCTCGCCAGCTCGTTAGGGTTTTGAGAAACTCGTCGTCTCCGATTTTGCTCAATTCAGTGTCACGAATTCAATCCCATTGTACCTATGAAGCTACTGAATCATGTCTCAACTCTTCTTCACGGCGTGGTTACTTTACCTCTG AATGCAATATTCGGAGAAATGTATGTCAATGTGAGAAATGCTCTAGGATGCTCAAGGCATCATTTTCTACAGAAGCAGGGGCAGTTGAAAGTAGTAGTGCGACAG AGTCCGTGAAGGAATTGTATGACAAGATGCTGAAATGTGTCGTGGAACAAAGATCAGCTCCGCCAAATGCCCGGTTGTGGTCCCTAATACAAAGTTGTGCGAACCGTGAAGATGTTAATCTTTTACACGACATTTTGCAGAGACTTCGGATATTT AGACTTTCAAATCTCCgtatccatgaaaacttcaaccGTGCCCTCTGCCAGGACATTACAAAGGCTTGTGTACGTGTTGGCGCCATTGACTTGG GTAAGAAGGTGTTGTGGAAGCATAATGTGTACGGATTGACTCCTAATATTGGATCTGCTCACCATTTACTG TTGTTTGCTAAACAGCATAATGATGTTAAACTGTTGGTAGAAATTATGAAACTGGTGAAGAAGAATGATCTGAACCTGCAGCCTGGAACTGCAGAAATTGTCTTCAG CATTTGCTCCCAAACTGACAACTGGGACTTGATGTGTAAGTATGGTAAAAGGTTTGTCAAAGCAGGAGTGAAGCTACGAAAGACTTCCTTGGACACTTGGATGGAGTTTGCCTCAAAAATGG GAGACGTGGATGCTTTGTGGAAAATTGAGAAGATACGATCAGAATCCATGAAGGAACATACTCTTGCAAGTGGACTTTCATGTGCTAAG GCTTTCCTAATTGATCACAAACCTGGAGATGCTGCTACCGTCATTCAATTACTCAATCAG ACACTACCCGGTTCGAGAAGGGAAACTTTCAAGGTTGAACTTCAAAATCTAGTTGCAGACTGGCCTTTGGAGGTGATAAAGCGTCAAAAGGATGAGAAGAGAAAG GAGTTGGCTGCAATGCTACAACATGATATTCCTGCGATGCTCAGTGCATTGCGAAATATGGGCTTGAACTTGGATATAAATTTGGAAGATCTGACAAGAAAAGGTGTCTTATCTTGA
- the LOC104107333 gene encoding uncharacterized protein translates to MSRIQSYDDFVKVHGVLLAAAGIPQSLHKLLFQKLSSDTFDGGHFFQIEPLEDGRQRRLLFTSDFMLKHSNLFLVDHAWTFRLPDAYKQLYEVPGLAERMAALMCVDSAAEEAGDVDGSAGEEDSIKLSAVEIVQREIKEGGDDATRWLELEELDIDDDMLLSLDLPNKFPNLLALSLCSNNLKDVEIVAKEVTRLKNLKALWLNNNPILERSNSETAIIQGCPGLEICNSKFTSKYGEWALGFCGGIYDKENAGFAHQRDHPLESVTSLDLSNRSIHNLINKAFNPDEIPSLSYINLRGNPLDQNSLSDLLQLLKGFSCLDSLEVDIPGPLGESAGEIVEALPNLSLLNGVNTSKILESGKSVVDSMLQPRLPEWAAGDPLEDRVINAMWLYLMTYRLADEEKIDETSVWYVMDELGSALRHSDKPNFRVSPFLYMPEGNLASALSYSILWPIDDVREGDECTRDYLFGIGEEKQRSARLTAWFHTPKNYFLKEYEKYKNKLQSNKFVSPVQGSSVTNSLRLGDGSALRVYTDIPPVEEYLTRPEFVITTEPKDADIIWTSMQIDEETKKAAGLNDEQYINQFPFEACLVMKHHLAETIQKAHGLVEWLQPTYNLETQLTQLIGDFHQREREKLDNLWILKPWNMARTIDTTITSNLSAIIRLMETGPKIGQKYIEHPALFKGRKFDLRYIVLVRSMNPLEIFLAEVFWVRLANNTYTLEKHSFDEYETHFTVMNYRGRLNHMNTPDFVKEFEKEHEVNWLDIHSRIRSMIKSAFEAAAVVHPEMHHSKSRAMYGVDVMLDCHFQPKLLEITYCPDCGRAVKYDTEALGGGGETVKGKDFYNYIFGCLFLNETNHVSQL, encoded by the exons ATGAGCAGAATCCAATCCTACGACGACTTTGTTAAAGTCCACGGTGTACTCCTAGCGGCCGCCGGAATCCCTCAGTCACTCCACAAGCTTCTCTTTCAGAAGCTCTCCTCCGACACTTTCGACGGCGGTCACTTTTTCCAAATTGAGCCGCTCGAAGATGGCCGCCAAAGGAGGCTACTTTTCACTTCCGATTTCATGCTTAAGCACTCTAATCTTTTCCTTGTTGATCACGCTTGGACTTTTCGTCTCCCCGATGCTTATAAGCAG TTGTATGAAGTTCCAGGTTTAGCAGAAAGAATGGCTGCATTAATGTGTGTAGATAGTGCAGCTGAGGAAGCAGGTGATGTAGATGGCAGTGCAGGCGAAGAGGATAGTATTAAACTGAGTGCCGTGGAAATAGTTCAGAGAGAAATAAAAGAAGGCGGGGATGATGCTACGAGGTGGTTGGAGCTTGAGGAACTTGACATTGATGATGACATGCTTCTATCTCTTGATTTGCCTAATAAATTTCCT AATTTACTGGCACTGAGCCTGTGCAGCAACAATCTGAAGGATGTTGAGATTGTTGCCAAGGAAGTTACCCGACTCAAAAATCTTAAAGCTCTCTGGCTGAACAATAATCCAATTTTGGAGCGTAG TAATTCAGAGACTGCAATCATTCAGGGTTGCCCTGGTTTGGAAATTTGCAACTCAAAGTTCACATCTAAGTATGGAGAGTGGGCATTAGGATTTTGTGGTGGAATCTATGACAAAGAAAATGCAGGCTTTGCCCATCAAAGAGATCATCCTTTGGAGAGTGTGACATCTCTAGACCTTAGTAACAGGTCTATTCACAATCTGATAAACAAG GCATTTAATCCTGATGAGATCCCATCTCTTTCTTACATAAATCTGCGTGGAAATCCATTGGACCAGAATTCTCTTAGCGATTTATTGCAGCTTCTTAAAGGATTCAGTTGCTTGGATTCTCTGGAG GTTGATATTCCAGGGCCTTTAGGAGAAAGCGCTGGTGAAATTGTTGAAGCCCTGCCTAATCTTTCTCTCCTAAATGGAGTAAACACATCCAAAATATTGGAGTCTGGGAAGTCTGTGGTCGATTCAATGTTGCAACCACGTCTTCCTGAGTGGGCTGCCGGAGACCCTCTAGAAGATCGTGTCATAAATGCTATGTGGTTGTACTTGATGACATATAGACTTGCAGATGAAGAAAAGATTGATGAAACCTCTGTATG GTATGTAATGGATGAACTTGGTTCTGCTTTGCGCCACAGCGACAAGCCAAACTTTAGAGTATCTCCTTTTCTCTACATGCCGGAGGGCAATTTGGCATCAGCTTTGAG CTACTCAATTCTTTGGCCGATTGACGATGTTCGAGAAGGTGATGAGTGCACTCGTGATTATCTATTTGGTATTGGGGAAGAGAAGCAGCGATCTGCTCGCCTAACTGCTTGGTTCCATACACCAAAAAACTATTTTCTCAAA GAATATGAAAAATACAAGAACAAGTTGCAATCAAACAAATTTGTCAGCCCAGTACAGGGGTCATCAGTTACAAATAGCCTGCGTCTTGGTGATGGAAGTGCTTTACGCGTGTACACTGACATACCTCCAGTGGAAGAATATCTGACTCGTCCTGAGTTTGTTATCA CAACTGAGCCCAAAGATGCAGACATTATATGGACAAGCATGCAGATAGATGAGGAGACAAAGAAGGCAGCAGGACTAAATGATGAACAGTATATAAATCAATTTCCATTTGAGGCTTGCCTGGTTATGAAACATCATTTAGCGGAAACTATTCAGAAG GCTCATGGATTGGTCGAATGGCTTCAGCCTACTTATAATCTTGAGACACAGCTAACTCAACTTATTGGAGATTTTCACCAACGTGAAAGAGAAAAACTAGACAATTTGTGGATCTTGAAGCCATGGAACATGGCAAGAACTATTGATACGACAATAACTAGCAATTTATCTGCTATTATCCGTCTCATGGAAACTGGCCCAAAAATCGGTCAGAAGTACATTGAGCATCCTGCTCTATTTAAAGGGAGAAAATTTGATCTCCGCTATATTGTTTTGGTTCGCAGTATGAATCCCCTGGAGATCTTCCTTGCAGAAGTTTTCTGG GTAAGATTGGCAAATAACACATACACTTTGGAGAAACATAGCTTTGATGAATACGAGACTCATTTCACTGTTATG AACTACAGAGGCAGGTTGAACCATATGAATACACCAGATTTTGTGAAAGAATTTGAGAAGGAACATGAGG TTAACTGGCTGGATATCCATTCAAGGATTAGAAGTATGATTAAATCAGCTTTTGAAGCAGCTGCTGTTGTGCATCCAGAAATGCATCATAGCAAATCTAGGGCGATGTATGGGGTTGATGTCATGCTTGATTGCCATTTTCAGCCTAAATTATTGGAG ATTACCTACTGCCCTGACTGTGGTAGGGCAGTCAAATACGATACTGAAGCTCTTGGTGGTGGAGGAGAAACTGTTAAAGGAAAAGATTTCTACAACTATATCTTCGGCTGTCTCTTCCTAAATGAAACTAATCATGTTTCCCAGTTGTGA
- the LOC104107335 gene encoding protein FIP1-like isoform X2: protein MKLYSSVYTVSSWPSIFQQYLEYQVQKIRLQGYCVFSQKLKHIIRLPFATIAYGTAAMLLVMVWNPDISILSISALLRIIMLVEVVCVASFMTLYIGYVHQYNSFHSQPDVLKSLYSPLQPSSSLEGLRYQDGGRLSDQLMTLLQYQQENIHFLNEEILGLQESLSKYERSNDGSAPQVDLAHLLAARDQELRTLSAEMNQLQSELRLARSLIEEKDAEMQRIRSTNNQYVEENERLRAILGEWSSRAAKLERALELERMSNLELQKKVNSLKSQRHD from the exons ATGAAATTATACTCTTCGGTTTATACTGTTTCATCTTGGCCAA GCATTTTTCAGCAATATCTGGAATACCAAGTCCAGAAAATACGGTTGCAG GGTTACTGCGTTTTCAGCCAGAAGCTGAAGCACATTATTCGCCTACCGTTTGCGACAATTGCATATG GAACTGCTGCAATGCTGCTGGTCATGGTTTGGAATCCAGATATTAGCATCCTCTCCATATCCGCACTACTCAG GATAATCATGCTGGTTGAAGTAGTCTGTGTTGCTTCTTTCATGACTCTCTATATTG GTTATGTTCATCAATACAATTCATTTCATTCCCAGCCCGATGTTTTGAAGTCACTTTATTCTCCACTTCAACCATCAAGTTCTTTGGAAGGACTGAG GTATCAAGATGGTGGTCGACTATCTGATCAGCTCATGACCTTATTGCAATATCAGCAAGAAAATATACACTTTCTGAATGAGGAG ATTCTAGGATTACAAGAATCCTTGAGCAAATATGAAAGGTCTAATGATGGGAGTGCACCTCAG GTTGATCTTGCCCACTTACTGGCAGCTCGAGACCAAGAATTGCGCACACTTTCAGCTGAG ATGAATCAATTGCAATCTGAGCTTAGACTTGCTCGATCTCTAATAGAAGAGAAGGATGCTGAGATGCAGCGCATCCGAAGTACAAACAATCAG TATGTAGAGGAAAATGAGAGGCTTAGAGCTATTCTGGGGGAATGGAGCAGCCGAGCAGCTAAG CTTGAACGTGCTTTGGAGCTTGAAAGGATGTCAAACTTGGAACTGCAGAAAAAAGTAAACTCACTGAAAAGCCAAAGGCATGACTAA